In Serinicoccus marinus DSM 15273, the genomic stretch GTCCGGCTTCCTCCTGGGCCCCGACGACCGGGTGGTCGCCCCCGCCTTCGCGTGGTTCGACCGCACCGGCCAGGAGGCCGTCGAGGCGCTGCCGGCCGACCTCCGGACGCAGTTCCCGGGGCGCACCGGGCTCCCGTGGGGCGTGCAGGTCTCGGCTGCCAAGATCGCCCACCTGCGCGACCGTGGCGCACCGGTGGCGGACGCGCGCTGGCTGAGCCTGCCGGAGTTCGTCGTGCACGCCCTCGGCGGGCCGGTCGTCGCCGAGCGCTCGCTGGCGGCGCGTACCGGGCTGCTGGAGGTGGAAACGGGGCAGGTGTGGACCGAGCTGCTCGACCACCTCGGCGTCGGGCCGCACGTCGTCCCGCCGCTGGTTGACGCCGGGACCCCGGTGGGCCGTGCCGACGCCTCCCGGGCCCCGGCGGCCTTCGGCGAGGCCGAGCTCAGCGTCGCCGGGCACGACCACCTCGTCTCCAGCCGCGCGAGCGAGCACGGCCATGCGCACGGAGACGACCTCGAGCACGCAGCCTCCGCCGCGGCCCCGGACGCCACCCCCGCGCCGCCGGGCCGCTACCACGTCTCCCTCGGCACCGCCGAGGTGCTCCTGCGGGTCATCGACACGCCCCTGACCTTCGAGGCCCGCAGCCGGCTGGGGGCATACCTCATCAACTGCGTCCCGCACGTCGTCCCCGGCCGCTGGGTGGTCGTGGCCGGCGTCAAGACCGGCCTGCTCATGCGGCGCACCCTGACGATGCTGGGGATGGTCGACGAGCCGTCGCACCGGGCCCTCGACGAGGCGGTGCTGGCCCTGCCGGCGGACGCCCCGTCCACCGGCATCACCGTCGCCGGTGCCCGCAACGACGACGGCGAGCTCGCGCTGCGGATCGGCACCGACGAGGTGTCGCCGGCCCTGCTCATGCGGGCGGTGCTCGAGCACGGCAACGAGGAGATCGCGCGCCTCGTCGAGGTCCTGGACCGCGAGCTGCCGCCGGCCACCTCGGCCCTGCTCACCGGCGGCTGGACGTCCTGGGCCAGCGTCCGGGAGGCCCGGGGCCGGGTCCTGCCCCGCCTGGAGGTCTCCCACCGGTCCCAGGACACGGCCTACGGCGCCGCGGTCTCGGCCCTGTCCCTGCTCCCCGCACACCGCTGAGCCACGGCACCCCCACCCCTGAACCGCACCGTCCCCACCCCCGAACCGCACCACCCCCGCAACCCACGAGGAGCGATCCACATGAACACCCTGTCCACGCTCGAGCGCCGCGCGTTCTCCCGGCTCACCACCCCCGCCGGGCGGATGCTCGTCGTCGCCGCGGACCAGCGCAACGGGATGAAGGCCGTGATGAACGGTGCCGAGGGCCCGGAGGGCATCTCGGTCGAGGAGCTGGCCGAGGCCAAGTCCGACCTCGTCGCCCATCTGGGCAACCACGCCCCGGCCATCCTGCTCGACCCCGAGGTCGCACTGCCCAAGGTCGTCGACGAGGGCACCCTGGCGGCCGGTACCGCCCTCGTGGTCGGCATGGACGCCTCCGGCTTCGAGACCGTGGACGGGCTGCGCTACACCCGCTACGTGCCCGGCGTCACCGCCGCGACGGTGCGCGAGCTCGGCG encodes the following:
- a CDS encoding FGGY family carbohydrate kinase, coding for MPTLVAGLDLGSTRIKLLVLDDRGEEVALSRTTTPWEEDEVGAVVLTEDALVAAVHEVLDDAARQLATLGGGDAGAAGASGPPSRVEVLSVTGMGESGFLLGPDDRVVAPAFAWFDRTGQEAVEALPADLRTQFPGRTGLPWGVQVSAAKIAHLRDRGAPVADARWLSLPEFVVHALGGPVVAERSLAARTGLLEVETGQVWTELLDHLGVGPHVVPPLVDAGTPVGRADASRAPAAFGEAELSVAGHDHLVSSRASEHGHAHGDDLEHAASAAAPDATPAPPGRYHVSLGTAEVLLRVIDTPLTFEARSRLGAYLINCVPHVVPGRWVVVAGVKTGLLMRRTLTMLGMVDEPSHRALDEAVLALPADAPSTGITVAGARNDDGELALRIGTDEVSPALLMRAVLEHGNEEIARLVEVLDRELPPATSALLTGGWTSWASVREARGRVLPRLEVSHRSQDTAYGAAVSALSLLPAHR